A stretch of Lysinibacillus agricola DNA encodes these proteins:
- a CDS encoding XkdX family protein codes for MNQVYFNAAKAYYPRFFTKDQVKIFVMAGKIMEEQYKEITGQDFKTQAEA; via the coding sequence ATGAATCAGGTCTATTTTAATGCAGCAAAAGCATACTACCCAAGATTCTTCACAAAAGACCAAGTGAAGATTTTTGTCATGGCGGGGAAGATTATGGAAGAACAGTACAAGGAAATTACGGGGCAAGATTTTAAGACGCAAGCAGAAGCTTAG
- a CDS encoding phage holin family protein, with product MEFLYDYIIEQALIVVPVLLVIGQVLKNTPKMLDWLIPYILLFLGVLFTIGIMGINMPAIVQGILVSGAAVFANQLYKQYSSKDGGNK from the coding sequence GTGGAATTTTTATATGATTACATCATCGAACAGGCGCTAATTGTAGTGCCTGTTTTATTAGTTATCGGACAAGTTTTAAAGAACACACCTAAAATGCTAGACTGGCTGATTCCATATATTTTATTGTTTTTGGGAGTTTTATTTACAATTGGCATTATGGGTATAAATATGCCAGCGATTGTACAAGGCATTCTAGTAAGCGGGGCTGCTGTATTTGCTAACCAATTATATAAACAATATTCAAGTAAAGATGGTGGTAACAAATGA
- a CDS encoding putative phage tail protein: MIQQLNSTAKKMLKGVTPIYNNDNYSLSIFEANGSVMDMIVKFAENLTTELFPQHGTWSLTYWEDKLGIVYKEKKTDAERIQRILYELNKYFTITRKRLENAVNAFVENRNAKVIDVPCAYEFIVRIPHTGGLVGKGLVEAIEEIKPAHLQSLFMYVFEVPGIKVSARKHVYPVVYPNTNQAITNDNGVGVRSESKIDIPSKAHGYKVIYPVTGMAFSY, from the coding sequence TTGATACAGCAGCTTAATAGTACTGCTAAAAAGATGCTCAAAGGCGTAACACCAATTTATAATAACGATAACTATTCCCTTTCGATTTTTGAAGCTAACGGATCTGTCATGGATATGATAGTTAAATTTGCAGAGAATCTTACTACTGAACTTTTTCCTCAACATGGCACGTGGAGTTTAACATACTGGGAAGATAAATTAGGTATTGTCTATAAAGAGAAAAAGACAGATGCTGAGAGAATTCAGAGAATATTATATGAGCTCAATAAGTATTTTACTATTACAAGAAAAAGGCTAGAAAATGCGGTTAATGCATTTGTTGAAAATCGAAATGCAAAAGTTATTGATGTACCTTGTGCGTATGAGTTTATTGTCAGAATACCTCATACCGGTGGTTTAGTAGGAAAAGGCTTAGTAGAAGCAATAGAAGAGATAAAACCGGCTCATTTACAAAGTTTATTTATGTATGTATTTGAGGTGCCAGGTATTAAAGTAAGTGCGCGTAAACATGTTTATCCGGTTGTCTATCCTAATACTAATCAAGCAATTACAAATGACAACGGTGTTGGTGTAAGAAGTGAGTCTAAGATTGATATTCCTTCAAAAGCACACGGTTACAAAGTCATTTATCCAGTTACAGGTATGGCATTTTCTTATTAA
- a CDS encoding GH25 family lysozyme, with protein sequence MTKIIDISHHQGDIDWSKASKEVSLAIIRTQYGTSTIDRKYIQNINGCKNHKIPFGVYIYVTFKNAAEALVQAKDFYNRAQKHNPLFFVVDVEESFGASVQNIVQGTQAFVDYLKGKGVKVGLYTGHHFYKPYRMDTIKNYDFLWIPRYSGTSAPGKKPNFACDLWQFTDKGIVQGITGPVDLNVLNGSKPLSWFVNIIVVDKAPKLNEKDDDKMKFTNSTTKAAVRDYLKQAVDKKLIDKSWLDKFDKGTLTGGDLEGLKIIIAQRENNKK encoded by the coding sequence ATGACTAAAATTATTGATATATCTCATCATCAAGGTGATATTGATTGGTCTAAAGCTAGCAAAGAAGTTAGCTTGGCCATTATCCGTACTCAATACGGTACTAGCACTATCGACCGAAAATATATTCAAAATATCAATGGATGTAAAAATCACAAGATACCGTTTGGAGTGTATATTTATGTGACTTTTAAAAATGCTGCAGAGGCATTGGTACAAGCAAAAGATTTCTACAACCGAGCACAAAAACACAATCCGTTATTTTTCGTTGTGGATGTCGAAGAAAGCTTTGGAGCAAGCGTGCAAAACATTGTTCAGGGCACACAAGCATTCGTGGATTACTTGAAAGGCAAAGGCGTTAAAGTTGGGCTGTACACAGGTCATCATTTTTACAAACCTTATAGGATGGATACCATTAAAAATTATGATTTTCTATGGATTCCACGTTACAGTGGCACAAGTGCCCCAGGTAAAAAACCTAATTTCGCCTGTGACTTATGGCAATTCACGGATAAAGGTATAGTACAAGGTATTACAGGGCCAGTCGATCTAAACGTATTAAACGGATCTAAGCCGTTATCTTGGTTTGTCAATATAATTGTGGTGGACAAGGCACCTAAACTAAATGAAAAGGATGATGATAAAATGAAATTTACTAACTCAACAACCAAAGCTGCAGTACGTGATTACCTCAAACAAGCAGTAGATAAAAAGCTGATTGATAAGTCATGGCTAGATAAATTTGATAAAGGCACTCTGACGGGAGGCGATTTGGAAGGTTTAAAAATCATCATTGCACAACGAGAAAATAATAAAAAATAG
- a CDS encoding hemolysin XhlA family protein, which yields MGDDLVRDVYERLGAIGEKLDGINHIRDTANRAEDKADEALASTKSAHHRLNKIDKIVWWASTTIIGAVILGLLALVIKTK from the coding sequence ATGGGTGATGATTTAGTAAGAGACGTATATGAGCGCTTAGGGGCTATTGGTGAAAAATTAGATGGTATTAATCATATCCGTGATACAGCAAACCGAGCAGAAGATAAAGCGGATGAAGCCCTAGCAAGCACAAAAAGTGCTCACCATCGATTAAATAAAATCGATAAAATTGTTTGGTGGGCGTCTACTACTATTATTGGTGCTGTTATTTTAGGATTATTAGCGCTAGTTATCAAAACAAAATAG
- a CDS encoding baseplate J/gp47 family protein, translating to MLEFQLPEHLQITETQIHEKMLKMAPQGIDTSEGHMYWDHTKPTARIAGELVEYTLPLTLMIMFPQFAFGQFLELHGEPIGVYRKAAVQATTLETFIADEGTVIPAGEIVVTLGDEHEESVRYSIQKGGVIGTSGEITLPIKAVEAGLHGNVPPNTIVGIEKPIKGLKRLYNPEAVTDGAAIEDDESYRERILERNRNKPLSGAKSDYVRWAKEVDGVGDVIVQPLWDGPKTVRVLITDRNRQIATQQLIDEVKVYIDPVDGIGEGKAPIGAHVTIGTITPVPVSIKVKLVLEKGYEIDEVLKQLEDNINNYFSDQPIIKYALVGATIIKTEGVIDYEDLLLNDAAANIVLAEGERAVVSEVLHIDTAA from the coding sequence ATGCTAGAATTTCAGTTGCCTGAACATTTGCAGATTACAGAAACTCAAATACATGAAAAAATGCTTAAAATGGCACCACAAGGCATTGATACATCAGAAGGTCATATGTATTGGGACCACACGAAACCAACGGCTAGGATAGCAGGCGAACTTGTTGAGTATACACTTCCTCTCACGTTAATGATTATGTTTCCACAGTTTGCTTTTGGACAATTTTTAGAATTGCATGGCGAACCAATCGGTGTTTATCGTAAAGCTGCAGTACAAGCAACAACACTCGAAACATTTATTGCGGATGAAGGTACCGTTATTCCTGCAGGAGAAATCGTTGTAACTCTTGGAGATGAACATGAGGAAAGTGTTAGATACAGTATACAAAAAGGTGGTGTGATTGGTACTAGTGGTGAGATAACATTGCCAATTAAAGCTGTTGAGGCGGGTCTACACGGTAACGTGCCACCGAATACGATTGTTGGAATTGAAAAACCAATCAAAGGACTTAAAAGATTGTATAACCCAGAAGCTGTAACTGATGGTGCTGCTATAGAGGATGATGAGAGTTATAGGGAGCGGATATTGGAAAGGAATCGAAATAAGCCTTTAAGTGGTGCTAAGAGTGATTATGTACGTTGGGCGAAAGAAGTTGATGGGGTTGGTGATGTAATTGTACAACCTTTATGGGACGGACCAAAAACAGTTCGTGTCCTAATTACAGACCGTAACCGACAAATTGCTACTCAACAACTCATAGATGAAGTAAAAGTCTATATCGACCCTGTAGATGGGATTGGTGAAGGTAAAGCCCCTATTGGTGCCCATGTAACAATCGGAACTATAACACCTGTGCCGGTATCAATTAAGGTTAAATTAGTGCTTGAAAAAGGGTATGAAATAGACGAAGTTTTAAAACAACTGGAAGATAACATAAATAATTATTTTTCAGATCAACCAATTATCAAGTATGCGCTAGTCGGTGCAACCATTATCAAAACGGAGGGAGTAATTGATTATGAAGATTTATTACTAAATGATGCTGCGGCCAATATTGTGTTAGCGGAAGGCGAACGAGCTGTAGTTAGTGAGGTGTTACATATTGATACAGCAGCTTAA
- a CDS encoding DUF6273 domain-containing protein: MAQLLSSLPVGTKVKDPGTTYNGKPIIFQVTAKNHPGYPVDSVTLLTERIITLKSFDAIEPGNTDANRRTNGNNRYLHSNIRQWLNKDTQPWYSAQHGADQPPTGVNVWSGYNPYDSERGFLGNFSAHFKNRILNTTLSVARNTVTDGGGSETVQDKVFLLSNTEVGFANENGISEGSRLALFSNDASRQANPTAEAVSKTSYTNSTLSATRSWHWWLRTPFAGESNYARGVHSAGLLHYYAAFYGHFGVRPALNLPSEIWVSDNLDADDAYVITWNAVPTVTLAEVDGRTLYEGDTINLSGQAVYKDAGDVVSVKYSINNRTERTLAASVSDGFTPISYSKTLKFTNGKIFDGSIAVTDTLAEGVDHVLRLRAEDDKNGESTVQVRSFRIVANRPPVLQVDSFKKQTGVIESELMTVSGNVSDPDGNDVTLRYKLNGGSFVQVYRGASGPFDFTLSVSSLVDGNNTLTLQVEDTYNFTMQKTVAIQREFNGSQLTEAVARFALQPATAEAQGLVTWIEHDTAASLAVAVSMTDPAEQEKFEAMDKTNTVELIDNITEDEFDHIAPAPKGKIVLKLSISDGNIAKVSGAFQA, from the coding sequence ATGGCGCAACTATTAAGCAGTCTGCCCGTAGGGACAAAGGTAAAGGATCCCGGAACAACGTACAACGGGAAACCTATCATATTCCAGGTAACCGCTAAAAACCACCCGGGCTATCCTGTTGATTCGGTGACATTACTTACTGAACGTATCATCACATTGAAGTCTTTTGACGCCATTGAACCTGGGAACACAGACGCGAATCGGAGAACAAACGGGAATAACCGCTATCTACATTCCAACATCCGTCAATGGCTAAACAAGGACACTCAGCCGTGGTATTCAGCACAGCATGGAGCGGACCAACCGCCGACAGGCGTCAATGTTTGGTCTGGCTATAATCCTTATGATAGCGAAAGAGGTTTCCTAGGGAACTTCTCAGCGCATTTCAAAAACCGTATTCTGAATACTACTCTTTCAGTAGCTCGGAACACGGTGACGGACGGCGGGGGAAGTGAAACGGTCCAAGACAAGGTTTTTCTCCTATCAAATACCGAAGTGGGATTTGCAAACGAAAACGGCATTTCGGAAGGCTCAAGACTTGCTCTTTTCTCTAATGATGCTTCAAGGCAGGCTAATCCAACAGCTGAAGCTGTTTCAAAAACATCCTATACCAATTCAACTTTGAGTGCTACTCGGTCGTGGCATTGGTGGTTAAGAACCCCATTTGCCGGGGAATCGAACTACGCGCGTGGCGTACATTCTGCTGGGTTACTCCACTACTACGCAGCATTCTATGGGCACTTTGGAGTTCGTCCCGCTTTGAATCTACCATCTGAAATCTGGGTTTCAGATAATCTTGATGCAGACGACGCTTACGTAATTACTTGGAATGCTGTCCCTACAGTTACGCTTGCAGAGGTAGACGGCCGTACTCTCTATGAAGGTGATACTATCAATCTATCAGGGCAAGCCGTATATAAAGACGCTGGTGATGTTGTAAGTGTGAAATATAGCATTAATAACAGAACAGAGCGCACTCTTGCAGCTAGCGTTTCTGACGGCTTCACGCCAATTTCGTACAGCAAGACGCTGAAATTCACGAATGGCAAAATTTTTGACGGTTCCATTGCCGTGACTGATACCCTGGCTGAAGGTGTTGACCATGTCCTGAGATTACGGGCTGAAGATGACAAAAACGGAGAATCTACAGTTCAAGTGCGGAGCTTCCGTATTGTTGCTAACCGACCTCCGGTTCTTCAAGTGGACAGCTTTAAGAAACAAACTGGAGTAATTGAATCGGAGCTCATGACTGTAAGCGGGAACGTAAGCGATCCGGACGGCAATGACGTGACGCTCCGTTATAAATTAAATGGTGGAAGTTTTGTCCAAGTGTACAGAGGAGCTTCAGGACCGTTCGACTTCACGCTTTCGGTTTCTTCTTTGGTGGACGGGAACAACACGCTCACGCTCCAAGTTGAGGACACATACAACTTCACAATGCAGAAAACAGTCGCTATTCAGCGGGAGTTCAACGGTTCGCAGTTGACCGAAGCGGTGGCACGTTTCGCACTGCAACCGGCAACGGCTGAAGCACAGGGACTTGTCACTTGGATTGAACATGATACAGCAGCCTCTCTGGCCGTAGCTGTTTCTATGACAGATCCTGCTGAACAAGAGAAGTTTGAAGCCATGGATAAAACGAACACTGTCGAGCTGATAGACAACATCACCGAAGATGAATTTGACCATATCGCGCCGGCTCCGAAAGGCAAGATCGTTCTGAAGCTTTCCATATCAGACGGGAACATTGCCAAGGTGTCTGGAGCATTTCAAGCATGA
- a CDS encoding DUF2634 domain-containing protein yields the protein MSYATFDAPTLMYGEDIETLQDVRSYRYDYQEGKVIVTGTGKTLEDTAIDAYRFWAIKCCLTERYERDCYSPDFGVEFDAIVRANYPRGIAESELKRTIKEALMIDERTVNVSSFTFEWEGDSCWVHFLIESIYGIDRIEIQRGGELNARISVA from the coding sequence ATGAGCTATGCTACATTTGATGCACCAACATTAATGTACGGCGAAGATATTGAGACATTACAGGATGTCAGGTCATATAGATATGACTATCAAGAAGGAAAAGTAATTGTTACTGGCACAGGTAAAACGTTAGAAGATACAGCAATAGATGCTTACCGCTTCTGGGCTATTAAATGTTGCTTAACGGAGCGATATGAACGAGATTGCTATAGCCCAGATTTTGGTGTTGAATTTGATGCTATTGTAAGAGCTAACTATCCTCGCGGTATTGCCGAGAGCGAATTAAAACGAACAATTAAAGAGGCGCTAATGATTGATGAACGCACAGTTAATGTATCCTCATTCACTTTTGAATGGGAAGGCGATAGCTGTTGGGTTCATTTTTTAATTGAAAGTATTTATGGCATTGATCGAATTGAGATACAGAGAGGAGGGGAATTGAATGCTAGAATTTCAGTTGCCTGA
- a CDS encoding LysM peptidoglycan-binding domain-containing protein, whose translation MDFALIDPETKEIVYFPVAPSQIKISIGTKTISFEPIVLGSVEIPRGRLPITFEVTGILPKRSTTLGRRTSNLEPNAIVEKFRNWSNAGPYGKKLRLVITKTYWNLPVYFSSFEPIIEKAGGNLPYSLILTEYRSFEVKEITNTQNVTQKKRQETKTMPKTYTVVKGDSLWTISRKLTGSGNKWPELWNLNKNKLKSKNKDLIYPGEVLTIPKDWLK comes from the coding sequence ATGGATTTCGCTTTAATTGATCCAGAAACAAAGGAGATTGTTTACTTTCCTGTCGCACCATCTCAAATAAAGATCTCCATTGGTACAAAAACCATATCATTTGAGCCTATAGTTTTGGGGAGTGTCGAAATTCCTCGAGGTCGCCTACCTATTACCTTTGAGGTGACAGGGATACTGCCAAAAAGATCAACTACGTTAGGAAGACGGACTTCAAATTTAGAACCTAATGCAATTGTTGAAAAGTTTAGGAATTGGAGTAATGCCGGTCCATATGGTAAGAAGCTTCGACTTGTAATAACTAAAACGTATTGGAACTTGCCTGTATATTTTAGTAGCTTTGAACCTATTATTGAAAAAGCAGGTGGCAACCTCCCATATTCATTAATTTTAACCGAGTATCGTAGCTTTGAGGTTAAGGAAATTACAAACACTCAAAATGTAACTCAGAAAAAGCGTCAAGAAACGAAAACAATGCCTAAAACATACACCGTAGTGAAAGGTGACAGTCTTTGGACCATATCAAGAAAGTTAACTGGATCCGGAAACAAATGGCCCGAGTTGTGGAATCTAAACAAAAATAAATTAAAAAGTAAAAATAAAGACTTAATTTATCCAGGTGAGGTCTTAACGATACCAAAGGATTGGTTAAAGTGA
- a CDS encoding XkdQ/YqbQ family protein gives MTAKLFDLTKVVYRLVILPPTGATIDITNLIESCHHEELDGELSAHVKVRMKNIKRDNGWIHQHVYLAKRLVLEAKSAGMNFTEIFRGSIHNWKTIAENHTIEFIAYDPVFNIMQSKEHFYFKDGISGGTSIKTIANDMGVPLGQIDGPNAALTKKMYNGNVGNTIAQRLEESKEKGDGYYVVRSTKGKLESIKKGTNPIVYELTDRTVESGYDMHSSEDLVTVVKIYSNSSEGKRPAVHATKTGKTEFGKVQDILYKSDFKTASEASKAANTILKERGKPEIERGVTHPDIPWVRKGDAIMVASGTIGGMKDGKQTSIKCIVESVSRNIEKGMMTLTLEANK, from the coding sequence GTGACGGCAAAGTTATTTGATCTTACAAAAGTTGTATATCGTCTCGTGATTTTACCACCTACAGGAGCTACCATTGATATTACTAACCTTATAGAATCGTGTCACCATGAAGAACTTGACGGAGAGCTGTCTGCACATGTAAAAGTACGAATGAAAAATATTAAGCGTGATAACGGATGGATTCATCAACACGTTTATCTTGCAAAACGTTTAGTGTTAGAAGCAAAGAGTGCTGGAATGAATTTTACTGAAATTTTTCGTGGTTCGATTCATAATTGGAAAACAATCGCTGAGAATCACACGATTGAATTTATCGCTTATGATCCAGTGTTTAATATCATGCAATCCAAAGAACATTTTTACTTTAAGGATGGTATTAGTGGTGGTACATCAATTAAAACAATTGCTAATGATATGGGTGTTCCGTTGGGTCAAATAGACGGGCCAAACGCTGCTTTAACAAAGAAAATGTATAACGGTAACGTGGGAAATACAATAGCACAACGTCTTGAGGAATCGAAAGAAAAAGGTGATGGTTACTATGTTGTTCGCTCAACTAAAGGAAAATTGGAATCAATCAAAAAAGGTACCAATCCAATTGTTTATGAATTAACTGATAGGACAGTTGAGAGTGGCTATGATATGCATTCTAGCGAGGACTTAGTGACTGTTGTAAAAATTTATAGTAATTCAAGTGAAGGGAAAAGACCTGCTGTACACGCTACAAAAACAGGTAAAACGGAATTTGGAAAGGTACAGGATATTTTATATAAGTCAGATTTTAAAACCGCAAGTGAAGCAAGTAAAGCTGCAAATACAATTTTAAAAGAGCGTGGTAAGCCTGAAATTGAACGAGGTGTTACACATCCTGATATTCCATGGGTTCGCAAGGGTGATGCTATTATGGTCGCTTCGGGAACAATTGGCGGAATGAAAGATGGTAAGCAAACCAGTATTAAGTGTATTGTCGAAAGTGTTAGTCGTAACATAGAAAAAGGTATGATGACACTTACATTGGAGGCGAATAAATGA